A single Candoia aspera isolate rCanAsp1 chromosome 5, rCanAsp1.hap2, whole genome shotgun sequence DNA region contains:
- the LOC134498602 gene encoding disintegrin and metalloproteinase domain-containing protein 30-like, which yields MRSEDNVVKDALNMAHQLGHAFGFGHDDAPENRIQHCDCGCTETGKCIMVTQLNTVRCLRLSNCSRETYYNLVRQGKGCLLNLPSRTARPKTCGNGVVDEREECDCGSDEECRRNSCCQKDCTLKMGTNCLYGLCCEKCKFSKRGTLCRQPATECDLPEFCNGSSADCPADVHKQDGMLCGTSDACYRGKCHNLQQHCAALFGQDADVAPLKCFREVNVQGDRSGNCGMKRGRFKKCPEKDILCGRIQCVHVNKIPTAEARQGVIQTPIENTVCWGTEFHLGDDTYDRGAVRDGTSCGAGKVCLNRSCVDRAVLNSDCDLARCNNRGVCNSNRNCHCSSGWAPPFCRSIGFGGSVDSGPPPDFRFTVESALAQMVSWGLFPKEMLAVLASPVGLPTLAHIKMRMPWVHSHNTFSPGS from the exons ATGCGT TCGGAGGACAATGTCGTGAAGGATGCCTTGAACATGGCTCATCAGTTGGGCCACGCGTTTGGCTTCGGGCACGACGATGCGCCAGAAAACAGAATCCAGCATTGCGACTGCGGTTGCACCGAGACGGGCAAGTGTATCATGGTAACACAGCTAAACACAGT AAGGTGTCTGCGGCTGAGCAACTGCAGCAGGGAGACCTACTACAACTTAGTAAGGCAAGGGAAGGGATGTTTGCTGAACTTGCCCTCTAGAACAGCCAGGCCGAAGACGTGTGGAAACGGGGTGGTCGATGAGCGCGAAGAATGCGACTGCGGCTCTGACGAG GAATGCAGAAGGAACAGCTGTTGCCAAAAGGACTGTACATTGAAGATGGGCACCAATTGCCTGTATGGCCTTTGctgtgagaaatgtaag TTTTCCAAGAGGGGAACATTGTGCCGACAGCCTGCCACGGAGTGTGACCTTCCCGAGTTCTGCAACGGGAGCTCTGCTGACTGTCCTGCCGACGTCCATAAGCAAGACGGGATGCTGTGCGGCACCTCCGACGCTTGTTATCGGGGGAAGTGCCACAATCTGCAGCAACACTGCGCGGCCCTCTTTGGCCAAG ACGCAGACGTTGCCCCGCTGAAATGCTTCAGGGAAGTGAATGTGCAGGGCGACCGGTCCGGCAACTGCGGCATGAAAAGAGGGCGCTTCAAGAAGTGTCCAGAAAA AGACATCCTTTGCGGAAGGATCCAGTGTGTGCACGTGAACAAAATCCCCACAGCTGAAGCCAGACAAGGCGTCATTCAGACGCCAATAGAAAACACCGTGTGCTGGGGGACAGAATTCCACCTTGGCGACGATACCTATGACCGCGGAGCAGTGAGAGACGGGACATCTTGTGGGGCTGGCAAG GTCTGCTTAAACAGGTCGTGTGTTGACCGAGCGGTTTTGAATTCCGATTGTGATTTAGCCAGATGTAACAACCGAGGG GTGTGCAACAGCAACAGAAACTGCCACTGCAGCTCTGGATGGGCCCCTCCCTTCTGCAGGAGCATCGGATTTGGAGGAAGCGTTGATAGTGGACCCCCACCGGATTTTAGAT TCACCGTGGAGTCTGCTCTTGCACAAATGGTATCTTGGGGCCTTTTCCCCAAGGAGATGCTGGCTGTGCTGGCTTCGCCTGTCGGTCTTCCCACTTTGGCTCACATCAAGATGAGGATGCCTTgggtgcattcacacaacaccttTTCACCGGGTTCCTGA